In Tessaracoccus flavus, the following are encoded in one genomic region:
- a CDS encoding SigE family RNA polymerase sigma factor, whose translation MTGLTEATRTWDSFDEFVHARSVALWRSAWLLTGDTQRAEDLVQEALGRCWGKFDRLNRAGNSFEAYVRTAIYHAYLSWWRAGTWREGTMPAGNPEPARHDSVADRDLLRALAALPRQQRAVVVLRYFEDRSTAEAADLLRISQGAVKTHLHRALSSLRSSHHLRTQDLSYLPKEDDRS comes from the coding sequence ATGACAGGCCTGACCGAGGCCACTCGTACCTGGGACTCCTTCGATGAGTTCGTGCATGCGCGTTCGGTCGCACTGTGGCGCTCAGCGTGGCTCCTGACGGGGGACACTCAACGGGCTGAAGACCTTGTGCAGGAAGCCCTGGGCCGATGCTGGGGCAAGTTCGATCGCTTGAACAGGGCTGGCAACTCCTTCGAGGCTTACGTCCGGACCGCGATCTACCACGCGTATCTGTCCTGGTGGCGCGCGGGGACATGGCGGGAAGGAACGATGCCGGCTGGCAATCCTGAGCCGGCCCGGCACGACTCGGTGGCTGACCGGGATCTGCTCCGGGCTTTGGCGGCACTGCCTAGGCAACAGCGAGCCGTGGTTGTGCTGCGCTACTTCGAGGATCGCAGCACAGCCGAGGCTGCGGACCTCCTGCGGATATCCCAGGGCGCGGTCAAGACGCACCTTCACCGTGCCCTCAGCTCACTGCGTTCCTCGCACCACCTCAGGACTCAAGACCTTTCCTATCTTCCCAAGGAGGATGACCGATCATGA